A section of the Tenrec ecaudatus isolate mTenEca1 chromosome 10, mTenEca1.hap1, whole genome shotgun sequence genome encodes:
- the LOC142458337 gene encoding keratin, type I cytoskeletal 13, whose product MSCRLQSSAASYGGGFGGGSCQLGGGRSVSSCSTRFVSGGSAGGYGGGMSCGFGGGAGSGFGGGYGGGLGGGFGGGFGGGFGDFGGGDGGLLSGNEKITMQNLNDRLAAYLDKVRALEEANGELEVKIRDWHQKQSPTSPERDYSHYYKTIEELRDKILAATIDNNRVILEIDNARLAADDFRLKYENELALRQSVEADINGLRRVLDELTLAKTDLEMQIESLNEELAYMKKNHEEEMKEFSNQVVGKVNVEMDATPGIDLTRVLAEMREQYEAMAEKNRRDAEAWFHSKSAELTKEVTSSTAMIQTSKTEITELRRTLQGLEIELQSQLSMKAGLESTVAETECRYALQLQQIQGLISSIEQQLSELRSEMECQNQEYKMLLDIKTRLEQEIATYRSLLEGQDAK is encoded by the exons ATGAGTTGTCGCCTGCAGAGCTCCGCTGCCAGCTATGGAGGCGGTTTCGGGGGTGGCTCTTGCCAGCTGGGAGGAGGTCGAAGCGTCTCCTCCTGCTCTACCCGTTTTGTCTCTGGGGGATCAGCTGGGGGCTACGGGGGTGGCATGAGCTGCGGCTTTGGCGGAGGGGCCGGTAGTGGCTTTGGAGGTGGTTATGGGGGTGGCCTTGGAGGTGGCTTCGGTGGGGGTTTCGGCGGTGGCTTTGGGGactttggtggtggtgatggcggcCTCCTCTCTGGCAATGAGAAGATCACCATGCAGAACCTCAACGACCGCCTGGCCGCATACCTGGACAAGGTGCGTGCCCTGGAGGAGGCCAACGGCGAGCTGGAGGTGAAGATCCGAGACTGGCACCAGAAGCAGAGCCCGACCAGCCCGGAGCGTGACTACAGCCACTACTACAAGACCATCGAGGAGCTGCGGGACAAG ATCCTGGCAGCCACCATCGACAATAATCGGGTCATCCTGGAGATCGACAATGCCAGGCTGGCCGCGGACGACTTCAGGCTCAA GTATGAGAACGAGCTGGCCCTGCGCCAGAGCGTGGAGGCCGACATCAACGGGCTGCGCCGCGTGCTGGACGAACTGACACTGGCCAAGACTGACCTGGAGATGCAGATCGAGAGCCTGAACGAGGAGCTggcctacatgaagaagaaccacGAGGAG GAGATGAAGGAGTTCAGCAACCAGGTGGTGGGCAAGGTCAACGTGGAGATGGACGCCACTCCGGGCATTGACCTGACGCGGGTGCTGGCCGAGATGCGGGAACAGTATGAGGCCATGGCCGAGAAGAACCGCCGAGATGCCGAGGCCTGGTTCCACAGCAAG AGCGCAGAGCTCACCAAGGAGGTGACTTCCAGCACAGCTATGATCCAGACCAGCAAGACGGAGATCACCGAGCTCCGGCGTACACTCCAGGGCCTGGAGATCGAGCTGCAGTCCCAGCTCAGCATG AAAGCCGGCCTAGAGAGCACCGTGGCGGAGACGGAGTGCCGCTACGCCCTGCAGCTGCAGCAGATCCAGGGGCTCATCAGCAGCATTGAGCAGCAGCTGAGCGAGCTCCGCAGCGAGATGGAATGCCAGAACCAGGAGTA